A genomic window from Candidatus Thorarchaeota archaeon includes:
- a CDS encoding S9 family peptidase yields the protein MPSRSSFERYLAVETAGGAVWHPEKKSIAFAYNAPGFYQIYTVDIERGKPLWPTRLTFEDDRCTAPHFLSDGTLMFTRDYGGDENFQFGLIDGYDMEWISKDLEAKHRFAHVTENAIYYIANIEDKARLDVYRRQIPLSSSDPELLYKPDEGIVIPRTTSPDESKVVLDKYRGNVDQELLLLETEDGTVRSLTEEVSNGKSVRWQSARWIDSESILVMSDLESDKRRLGVLGLEGAFKLIEDTDPPLEHEVEEIAYAEGDPFMYFTENVEGYSEIYRGKFQADGSVEDLERIEPPVKGVIESGDARSFQSGMSLSPDGNHLALTLSTPDQPTNVWVVEVEDRLAWKATSVNTAGLDPDSFVDASLRDFESFDDLTVPYFQYLPQGEMPEKGWPAILAIHGGPESQIRPGFSPVIQFMLSSGYAVVTPNIRGSTGYGRTYMDLDNVEKRLDSIHDIQQLALHLKSDVDSINGDKLIIYGGSYGGFAVLSSITEYPDLWTAAVDIVGISNFVTFLENTADWRRSLREAEYGSLDEDREILEQISPIHKVDEIECPLFIIQGENDERVPLSESVQIYEEIKAKGIAVELLTYPDEGHGLSKLENRIDAYSQVLDWLDDIVER from the coding sequence ATGCCTTCTCGAAGCTCTTTCGAACGGTATCTTGCTGTGGAGACTGCTGGCGGTGCTGTATGGCACCCAGAGAAGAAGAGCATTGCCTTTGCGTACAATGCTCCTGGATTCTATCAAATCTACACTGTCGATATCGAGCGCGGAAAACCCTTGTGGCCCACTCGATTGACCTTTGAAGATGACAGGTGTACCGCACCCCATTTCCTCAGTGATGGAACATTGATGTTTACAAGAGACTATGGGGGTGATGAGAATTTTCAGTTTGGGCTCATCGATGGCTATGATATGGAGTGGATCTCTAAGGATTTAGAGGCAAAGCACAGATTTGCCCATGTAACAGAAAATGCCATCTACTACATTGCAAATATTGAAGACAAAGCTCGGCTAGACGTCTATAGAAGACAAATTCCGCTCTCTTCATCCGATCCGGAGCTGCTGTACAAACCAGATGAAGGCATAGTGATACCCAGAACTACCTCACCTGATGAATCGAAAGTAGTACTAGACAAGTATCGTGGAAATGTGGATCAGGAACTTCTTCTCCTGGAGACTGAAGATGGAACTGTACGAAGCCTTACAGAAGAGGTGTCGAATGGCAAAAGTGTACGGTGGCAGTCAGCCAGATGGATTGACTCTGAGAGCATATTGGTGATGAGCGACCTCGAGTCTGATAAGAGGCGGCTGGGAGTTCTTGGTCTAGAGGGAGCATTCAAACTCATTGAAGACACCGACCCTCCACTCGAACACGAAGTAGAGGAGATTGCTTACGCCGAAGGAGACCCGTTCATGTACTTCACCGAGAATGTTGAAGGCTACAGCGAGATATACCGTGGGAAGTTTCAAGCTGATGGTTCTGTCGAAGATCTAGAACGAATTGAACCTCCCGTGAAGGGCGTCATCGAATCAGGAGATGCTAGATCCTTTCAGAGTGGAATGAGTCTTTCTCCTGACGGGAATCATCTGGCATTGACATTGAGCACTCCTGACCAGCCCACGAATGTCTGGGTCGTTGAAGTAGAGGATCGTCTTGCATGGAAAGCCACTAGTGTGAATACTGCTGGGCTTGATCCTGATTCATTTGTAGACGCATCACTTAGGGACTTTGAGAGCTTTGATGACTTGACAGTTCCCTATTTCCAGTATCTGCCGCAGGGCGAAATGCCTGAAAAGGGGTGGCCTGCAATACTGGCTATACATGGAGGCCCTGAATCTCAAATTCGACCCGGTTTCAGCCCCGTAATCCAATTCATGCTATCTTCTGGATATGCGGTAGTTACCCCAAACATAAGGGGCAGTACTGGATATGGCCGAACATATATGGATCTTGATAATGTAGAAAAGCGATTGGATTCGATACATGACATCCAGCAGCTTGCTCTACATCTCAAGAGTGATGTCGATTCGATTAATGGTGACAAGTTGATAATTTATGGTGGGAGCTACGGCGGCTTCGCTGTCCTTTCCTCAATCACCGAGTATCCAGATTTGTGGACGGCGGCAGTCGATATCGTTGGAATAAGCAACTTCGTTACATTTCTGGAGAATACTGCGGATTGGAGGAGGAGCCTTAGAGAGGCGGAATATGGCAGCTTGGATGAAGATAGAGAGATACTAGAGCAGATTTCGCCTATTCACAAAGTCGATGAAATAGAATGTCCGCTCTTCATAATTCAGGGAGAGAATGATGAACGCGTTCCGCTTTCCGAATCTGTTCAAATCTATGAAGAAATCAAAGCGAAGGGAATAGCAGTAGAATTGTTGACATATCCGGATGAAGGCCATGGCCTGTCTAAACTTGAGAACAGAATCGATGCCTATTCACAAGTACTGGATTGGCTAGACGATATAGTCGAAAGATGA
- a CDS encoding isoprenylcysteine carboxylmethyltransferase family protein, with protein sequence MGEDVSEGRGFYLSPPRLAAVNFAVLFIVAFFKSSLNFSFWRIALYVIGIVLTFAFIYSFIKTYQIPQTRMVPEEVDILIMYGPFATVRHPNFTGILLMNIAFFCFFPTVWLLPFILLFSGGWYHEAKYEETILIEKFGQKYEEYMQHTGMFLPKLE encoded by the coding sequence ATGGGAGAAGATGTTTCGGAAGGTAGAGGTTTTTACTTGTCGCCTCCGCGGCTTGCAGCAGTAAATTTTGCTGTTTTGTTCATAGTGGCATTCTTCAAATCAAGTCTGAATTTCAGCTTTTGGAGAATAGCTCTCTATGTGATTGGGATTGTCTTGACCTTCGCATTCATCTACTCATTTATCAAAACGTATCAAATTCCGCAGACTCGAATGGTGCCCGAAGAAGTTGATATACTGATTATGTACGGACCTTTTGCAACTGTCAGACATCCCAATTTTACAGGTATTCTACTCATGAATATCGCCTTCTTCTGCTTCTTCCCCACGGTCTGGCTGCTTCCATTCATTCTCCTGTTTTCAGGTGGGTGGTATCATGAGGCCAAATACGAGGAGACGATCCTTATTGAGAAATTCGGCCAGAAATACGAAGAGTACATGCAGCATACAGGCATGTTTCTACCAAAACTTGAATAG
- a CDS encoding isoaspartyl peptidase/L-asparaginase — protein sequence MNLPTIIVHGGAGKWKDKRIPVGLEEVEKASEIGFKILEKGGSALDAAEGCTVYMESCGNLNAGVGARKTIDGIRELDAMIIDGANLESGAVMAVKGIRHPTPLARYVMEETKYNQVAGEGARLLYQEMISKGYREETEPGYPKPKIKVDGADTVGCVVVDKEGRIAATSSTGGISDKIPGRVGDSPVFGAGAYANDIAGATATGYGEHIVRVQLTRMVVLYIEQGMEVQAACDKAMNLFEEKTGSEAGVIAVDRDGSHGWALNTKAMPSGVISVSIDNMKSETFHDQEPNAKE from the coding sequence TTGAATTTACCCACTATTATCGTGCACGGCGGAGCAGGCAAATGGAAAGATAAACGGATACCGGTCGGACTCGAAGAAGTAGAGAAAGCTTCGGAAATTGGTTTTAAGATTCTTGAGAAAGGAGGCTCAGCGCTTGATGCAGCGGAAGGCTGCACTGTCTATATGGAGAGCTGTGGGAATCTGAACGCCGGAGTGGGAGCACGAAAAACCATCGATGGAATCAGAGAACTCGACGCCATGATCATAGATGGGGCAAATCTTGAATCAGGAGCAGTCATGGCGGTAAAGGGCATTCGTCATCCAACACCACTTGCCAGGTATGTTATGGAAGAAACGAAGTACAATCAGGTAGCGGGTGAAGGAGCAAGACTACTTTACCAAGAGATGATCAGCAAGGGATATCGAGAAGAGACAGAACCAGGATATCCTAAGCCAAAAATCAAAGTGGACGGGGCTGACACGGTTGGATGTGTTGTTGTCGACAAAGAGGGACGAATAGCAGCTACTTCGTCAACCGGAGGTATATCTGACAAGATTCCGGGCCGAGTAGGAGACTCACCTGTTTTTGGTGCGGGTGCATATGCCAATGATATAGCAGGGGCCACCGCTACGGGGTACGGCGAACACATAGTTCGGGTACAATTGACGAGGATGGTAGTACTGTATATCGAACAAGGTATGGAGGTACAAGCAGCCTGTGATAAAGCCATGAATCTGTTTGAAGAAAAGACAGGAAGTGAGGCAGGGGTCATAGCTGTAGACAGGGATGGAAGCCATGGCTGGGCCCTAAATACCAAAGCAATGCCGTCAGGAGTTATTTCAGTTTCGATTGATAACATGAAATCCGAAACCTTCCACGATCAAGAACCAAATGCAAAGGAGTGA
- a CDS encoding ACT domain-containing protein, whose amino-acid sequence MANPKELDEYIKGGKAIVWPKRFAVTKAEEANCNCFVVIQDQNEITLVVEEEKLDTVPVIEVERGWRMITFDMILPFGVVGFLARIAQALAEARVSIFALSAYSTDHILVKEDNLDKAVHALESLGLVVAEQEDM is encoded by the coding sequence ATGGCAAATCCCAAAGAGCTGGACGAATACATCAAGGGTGGAAAGGCCATTGTGTGGCCCAAAAGATTCGCTGTGACAAAAGCTGAAGAAGCAAACTGTAATTGCTTCGTGGTTATCCAAGATCAGAATGAAATCACCTTGGTTGTTGAGGAGGAGAAACTGGACACTGTTCCGGTTATCGAGGTCGAGCGTGGCTGGCGTATGATTACTTTCGATATGATATTGCCCTTTGGGGTTGTAGGCTTCTTAGCACGAATAGCTCAAGCCCTTGCAGAAGCTAGAGTGTCTATCTTTGCGTTATCTGCGTACTCAACAGATCATATTCTTGTTAAGGAGGATAATCTTGACAAGGCTGTTCATGCTTTGGAGTCTCTAGGGTTGGTTGTAGCAGAACAAGAGGACATGTGA
- the trxA gene encoding thioredoxin, which produces MTEDEELAKIRERKMQELIRRSQQPEVREPLSKGTVEHLTEQNFWSTLKKTNIALVDFFAEWCGPCKALTPIFQRLAQDYKGEAFLAKIDIDRNQRAAQQFGVQSVPMVVVFKNGEPVGRLPGLRTYNDYSSIIERLLKQESSE; this is translated from the coding sequence TTGACCGAAGATGAAGAACTTGCGAAAATCAGGGAACGGAAAATGCAAGAACTCATCCGGCGCTCTCAGCAGCCAGAAGTTCGTGAGCCCTTGTCAAAGGGGACTGTTGAGCATCTAACAGAACAGAATTTCTGGTCAACTCTCAAGAAAACAAACATTGCTCTAGTTGACTTCTTTGCCGAATGGTGTGGTCCTTGCAAGGCTCTAACGCCGATATTTCAACGTTTAGCTCAAGACTACAAAGGCGAAGCCTTTCTAGCCAAAATCGATATCGATAGGAATCAACGTGCAGCACAGCAGTTTGGCGTACAATCAGTTCCTATGGTTGTAGTTTTCAAGAACGGGGAACCGGTAGGTAGATTGCCCGGGCTGCGTACGTATAACGATTACTCATCAATTATCGAGCGCCTTCTGAAGCAAGAGTCTTCGGAATAA
- a CDS encoding DMT family transporter: MAKDDRIYYAMILACMFFWGGSWVSGKILVDIAPPFTIGFFRFLIASLFFVPLLILKQNSLETNLSRSDYGYFVLLGLTGIFGYGILFLTGMRFTTAAQGSIIAGVNPASVSLWAHVIHKEKLGSKWRYIGFILSFLGIVFVIGVQSLINFRLEYLIGNLIILGAMILWGIYSSIGKSAMRNVSSIQATAGGTFVGTVFFAAGAVFEGFWTLPAMVDPFFWLQVAFLGILVTFVSFLFYFHAIRNIGATRTSVFINLVPVFGTTLSILLLREPIYWTFIVGLILVVVGILIINYPETEKEKANHAIVTTEDT, translated from the coding sequence GTGGCAAAGGATGACAGAATCTATTATGCCATGATATTAGCCTGTATGTTCTTCTGGGGTGGCAGCTGGGTTTCGGGAAAAATCCTAGTGGATATTGCTCCACCGTTTACGATTGGCTTCTTTCGATTTTTAATCGCTTCTTTGTTTTTTGTACCACTTCTAATCTTGAAACAAAATTCTCTTGAGACGAATCTCTCGCGCTCTGATTACGGATATTTTGTTCTCCTCGGACTGACAGGTATCTTCGGATATGGTATTCTCTTTCTAACCGGCATGCGCTTCACAACAGCTGCACAGGGTTCGATAATAGCTGGTGTCAATCCAGCTTCGGTCAGTCTCTGGGCACATGTTATACACAAAGAAAAACTAGGCTCGAAGTGGCGCTATATTGGCTTCATTTTGAGCTTCCTTGGCATCGTGTTCGTAATTGGCGTACAATCCCTCATCAATTTCAGATTAGAGTATTTGATTGGAAACCTCATCATCTTGGGCGCGATGATTCTCTGGGGAATCTATTCTTCAATAGGCAAGTCTGCAATGAGAAATGTCTCCTCTATCCAAGCGACAGCTGGAGGAACCTTCGTAGGAACTGTGTTCTTCGCAGCAGGAGCTGTGTTTGAAGGTTTTTGGACGTTGCCTGCTATGGTAGATCCATTCTTCTGGTTACAGGTCGCGTTCCTAGGCATACTTGTAACATTTGTTAGTTTTCTGTTCTACTTCCATGCAATCAGGAATATTGGTGCTACAAGAACAAGCGTATTCATCAATCTTGTACCGGTTTTTGGCACGACTCTGTCTATTCTTCTTCTCCGTGAACCAATCTATTGGACATTCATCGTGGGCTTGATTTTGGTTGTGGTAGGTATTCTCATCATAAATTATCCCGAGACGGAAAAAGAGAAAGCAAATCATGCAATTGTCACAACGGAAGACACATAA
- a CDS encoding carboxypeptidase M32, with the protein MNPYEKLLKEYRDVILIGSAQSIVHWDLETYMPPKGVKQRSEQLALLSRLEHRMITSDKIGKLLDEAEKDIEDMSQEQKRNLHLIRREYDEETALPEELVGDLSKQKAISVDTWKKAKAKKDWSIFEPELKKTIDLSVEKAEILMDIKGTESIYDTMIDDFERGMTKEKIASVFSELRKGLVPLTQKCAEVSSDVKTDFLKREVPIETQKKIATDLATTIGYDTTSDEAAGRIDPTEHPFTTGYYDDVRITLNYKEDNLVGMMYAALHEGGHALYERNLNPDWKYQPIGQAASFGIHESQSRFIENMVGRSPEFLDYYYPRLNDLTDDLFSDIDKSRFAKAVNLVEPSKIRIEADEVTYSLHVIVRFEIEKALFGGEIEISELPQVWNEKYNEYLGVEVENDSEGVMQDTHWASGYYGYFPSYALGNVYDGMWLQKINKDMPKWQENLTHGKVIPVTEWLIENVHHYGSLYDPADLIEEVVGKRPKAQPFLSYLEDKYSSIFGF; encoded by the coding sequence ATGAATCCTTATGAAAAGCTGCTCAAAGAGTATCGCGATGTTATTCTGATTGGTTCTGCTCAATCCATAGTCCATTGGGATTTGGAAACATATATGCCTCCAAAGGGGGTTAAACAAAGGAGCGAGCAACTAGCATTACTGAGCAGACTTGAACATAGAATGATAACTAGTGACAAAATAGGAAAGCTGCTGGATGAAGCAGAAAAAGACATTGAAGACATGTCTCAAGAGCAGAAACGAAATCTCCATCTTATTCGAAGAGAATACGACGAAGAGACAGCCTTGCCTGAGGAACTCGTAGGAGATCTGAGCAAGCAAAAGGCAATTTCAGTTGATACCTGGAAAAAGGCTAAGGCGAAGAAAGACTGGAGTATATTCGAACCCGAACTGAAGAAGACGATAGACCTTTCCGTTGAGAAAGCAGAGATTCTGATGGATATCAAGGGCACAGAGTCGATTTATGACACAATGATCGACGACTTCGAAAGAGGAATGACGAAAGAGAAGATTGCTTCAGTATTCTCTGAACTCAGGAAGGGACTAGTTCCATTGACACAGAAATGTGCAGAGGTATCTTCTGATGTTAAAACAGATTTTCTTAAGAGAGAGGTACCAATTGAAACACAGAAGAAGATTGCCACGGATTTGGCGACAACTATTGGCTACGACACAACATCAGACGAAGCAGCCGGCCGAATAGACCCCACCGAGCATCCCTTCACAACTGGCTACTATGATGATGTGAGAATCACTCTCAACTACAAAGAGGACAATTTGGTCGGGATGATGTATGCAGCCCTCCATGAAGGCGGTCATGCTCTCTATGAGCGAAATTTGAACCCAGACTGGAAATATCAGCCTATAGGCCAAGCTGCAAGTTTCGGAATCCATGAGAGCCAGTCAAGATTCATAGAGAATATGGTTGGCAGGTCACCAGAGTTTTTGGATTACTACTATCCTCGGTTGAATGATCTCACAGATGATTTGTTCTCCGATATTGACAAGTCGAGGTTCGCTAAGGCTGTTAATCTCGTAGAACCCTCCAAGATAAGAATCGAGGCGGATGAAGTTACATACTCGCTTCACGTCATCGTTCGTTTTGAGATTGAGAAAGCACTTTTTGGAGGAGAAATTGAGATATCAGAACTTCCGCAGGTCTGGAATGAGAAATACAACGAGTACCTAGGAGTCGAAGTCGAAAATGACTCAGAGGGTGTCATGCAAGACACTCATTGGGCCTCTGGATACTATGGCTACTTCCCATCTTATGCGCTAGGCAACGTCTACGATGGCATGTGGTTACAAAAGATAAACAAAGACATGCCCAAATGGCAAGAGAATCTCACGCATGGCAAAGTCATCCCTGTAACCGAATGGCTAATCGAGAATGTACACCACTATGGGTCATTGTACGATCCCGCAGATTTGATTGAGGAAGTTGTAGGCAAGCGTCCGAAAGCCCAACCGTTCCTCAGCTACCTAGAAGACAAGTACTCGTCGATATTTGGCTTCTAG
- a CDS encoding alpha/beta hydrolase: protein MNIKQVLRYILLFLCYMCIGLFGFITVIYLFFDSSTLGWIISLVYPSVAPLLFLLVLTSGLIIIRFSFMGKQREMSIMALICTFIFIGAVIPYPAVPFGIAEAENQMLSNYGRSYANLGTSSMRPAPYSVFDSLFGISIDRTEFSVQYDIPYMDNGQDTLRFDWYCPEGEGPFPVIIAIHGGAWVLGDKGSANIPVFNQYFASKGYVVFDIQYGLFDVSSLPDSFGIFTLLPQFGPSYNGSYTIEDQIENVGYFTKMLETNSSKYNADMDNVFVVGRSAGGNLASLVTLGYKNPLFAGNFSSTMTVKGGIWIYPVTNITREETGFFDPLVEGNLPIENQYKKLFAASLILNSTIVPPIMIVHGSKDGLADYQSQGVSFHRLAKNLGHKCILITIPWAGHGFDYNFYAYGGQISTYYIERFLALELEGA, encoded by the coding sequence ATGAACATTAAACAGGTTCTACGGTACATCCTGCTTTTCCTATGTTATATGTGCATAGGTCTCTTTGGATTCATTACAGTCATCTACCTTTTCTTTGACTCCTCTACACTTGGCTGGATTATCTCCCTGGTCTATCCCAGTGTTGCACCATTGCTCTTCCTTCTGGTTCTAACAAGTGGGCTAATCATCATTCGGTTTTCATTCATGGGTAAACAAAGAGAAATGTCAATCATGGCCTTGATTTGTACATTCATCTTCATTGGAGCTGTCATACCCTACCCAGCGGTTCCGTTTGGTATTGCTGAAGCAGAGAATCAGATGTTATCGAACTACGGAAGAAGTTACGCTAATCTGGGTACATCTTCAATGCGACCTGCGCCCTACTCAGTTTTTGACAGTCTGTTCGGTATCTCCATTGATCGGACAGAATTCAGTGTACAGTACGACATACCCTATATGGACAATGGCCAAGATACCCTTCGGTTTGATTGGTATTGTCCAGAGGGCGAGGGGCCCTTCCCGGTTATTATAGCGATTCACGGTGGGGCGTGGGTTCTTGGCGATAAGGGAAGTGCAAACATTCCAGTCTTCAATCAATATTTTGCATCAAAAGGGTATGTAGTATTCGATATCCAGTACGGGCTTTTTGATGTTTCAAGCCTACCCGATTCATTCGGGATATTCACTTTACTTCCACAGTTTGGACCTTCATACAATGGCAGTTACACTATAGAAGATCAAATAGAGAATGTTGGCTATTTCACTAAGATGCTTGAAACCAACAGCTCAAAATACAATGCAGATATGGACAACGTCTTTGTTGTCGGCAGGTCAGCAGGGGGAAATCTTGCTTCGCTCGTGACACTTGGCTACAAGAACCCTCTGTTTGCCGGGAATTTTTCCAGTACTATGACTGTCAAAGGAGGGATTTGGATCTATCCAGTGACAAACATCACACGAGAGGAAACAGGGTTTTTTGACCCCCTTGTCGAGGGAAACCTCCCAATTGAGAATCAGTACAAGAAGCTATTCGCGGCCTCTCTCATCTTGAACAGCACGATTGTTCCACCAATCATGATTGTCCATGGAAGCAAAGATGGACTTGCGGATTATCAGAGTCAAGGAGTGAGCTTTCACAGACTGGCGAAGAATCTTGGGCACAAATGCATTCTGATTACCATACCGTGGGCGGGACATGGTTTTGACTACAACTTCTACGCATATGGGGGGCAGATTTCAACATACTACATTGAACGATTTCTAGCCTTAGAACTGGAGGGAGCCTGA